In Beijerinckia indica subsp. indica ATCC 9039, the genomic window GAAGCTTATCTTCAAGGCGTTTTCACCCCTTTTTGGAAGCTTCGCGCCCAAGATTCGGCAAATGTCCGTTTGGTGCCGCGATAAGATGACACTATTCTATCAGACTGGGTTCATTCCCCTTGAGCATGAGAGCCGTGATCGTCATGATGAGGCGCTTTTCATAATCCCGTAAATCATGAAAAAGCTTTAGGTCTTTGTTTTGGCGTATCTTCTTGACGCGGAGCAGGTCGGTTTCGCTTGAAGATGCTCTAGCGGACCGAGAAAAAGGACAGAGCCGATGGATGAGATAACGGAGGGGGAAGATTTTAAGGCCCTTGGTTTCAATCGGCGAAAATTGGAGCCTTCGTCTCACGTCCCTGCACCCGGAGGCAACCCCCTTCAAGGCGAGGTGGTCTCCTTTGACCGGATGGAATTGCGCGAGATCTTGAACCTTTACGGCCGCAAAGTGGCAGAGGGCGAATGGCGCGATTATGCCTTGGACCTGATGCCACAAAAGGCGGTGTTTTCCATCTTTCGCCGCACGTCTGAAATGCCTCTCTACCGGATCGAAAAGAATCCGAAACTCGCGCGTAAACAAGGCGCTTTCAGTGTGATCACCCAGACCGGCCTTATTCTGAAACGCGGCCATGAATTGAAACGGGTGATCGAGGTTTTGGACCGTAAGCTGAAGCTGGTCTCGGGGTGAGTCCGTTTGGGCCGTGACAGTTCTTGAAAACGCGAAAAGGCCCCGGAGGGCCTTTTCTTGAATGTCGGACGCTAGACTAATCAGTCGTTGCGCGAGCCAGTGAGCATCAGCAGCGACTGGAAGATATTGATGAAATCGAGATAGAGCATCAAAGCGCCATTCACCGATTTCTTGGTCGCGACTTCGTAGCCATCGCTTTCATAATACATCGCCTTGATGGCCTGCGTATCCCAGGCCGTGAGGCCAGAGAAGATCAGGACCGACAGGATCGACAGGCCAAACTGGAACGCGGTGCTCTGCACGAAGAGATTGACCAGGCTCGCGATGACGAGACCGATCAGGCCCATGACCAGGAAGGAGCCGATCGGGGAGAGGTCGCGCTTGGTCGTATAGCCATAGAGGCTGAGACCAGCGAAGGCCGCCGCCGTGATGAAGAAGGCCCGCGCCACGGACGTGCCCGTATAGACGAGCAGGAGTGTCGAAAGTGAGAGACCCATCGTCGCGGCAAAGGCGAAGAAAAGGGTTCTTGCCGTGGAGGCCGCCATCTGTTCGATGCGGAGGGAGATGAACAGGACAAAGCCCAGGGGGGCCAGCATGGCGACCCATTTCAGGGGCGACAAGTAAAGGGCCTGGCCGAAAGCGGTGAGACCGGCGATATGGCCGTTGGCGTCATGCACGACGGCAAGCATATTCGTGCCAAGCGCAACAAGGCCTGTAATGGCGAGGCCGATGACCATATGATTGTAAACGCCCAGCATATAGGCGCGCAGGCCCTGATCGATTGTGGTGCGACCGGCCCCTGCCAGGCCCTGCCCCCAGCGGGCGCTAACGTTGCGGTCGAAATCAGACATGATTTCCTCGATAGTTGGAGAGGCGAATGCCTTCAATATGCCGCCCGAGTGGGGGACATCGACAATAATATGGCGCAAACCCTTGCCGGCACAAGAGCGTCTTCCATGAACTCCTCTTAACCTTGGGGGGCTTTACTTGGTCTGATACCAAAGGTCGTCAAGAACGACCTTTGGTTCCTTTCTTGAATTTTCGCTTTTTCAAAGCGAGAGCGACAATTCAAGAGTGGTCCAACGGTCATTGATTATGACCGTTGGTCTGATCTTAAAGATCCCGCAGGAAGGGAGCCGGTTTTTGCCCAAGAATACGCCAAGTCCCGAGCAACCCGAGAATAAGGGTCAGGGCGAGGGCCACGCCCGCGGCGGCAAGCGCACGCTGCCAGATCCAAACAAAAGACAGATGCATGAGCTTGGTGACGATCAAAGAGGCGGCAAGGCTCCCGGCAAGAATGCCAAAAAGGGCTGTCGCCAGGCCAAGAAAGCCATATTCGAGCAACAAAATTACCAAAAGCCTGCTGCGTGTCGCTCCGAGTACTTTCAAGATGACAGCGTGGCGCAGCCGAGCCTGCTGTCCGGCGGCAAGCGCGCCCGAGAGCACCAGGATGGCGGCGAGCAAAGCGATGGCCGACATGCCGCGAATGGCGATGGCCAATTGCGAGACCGCATTGTTGATCGCATCGAGCGCGTCCTTCACGCGGAGGCTGGTGACTCCGGGAAACTGGCGGGCCAATTCCCGTGTCAGCAGGGGACTTTGAGGGTCGGCCACGCCGCCCGGCAGGGTCAAGGTCGCAAGATCGGTCGCCGGCGCGCCGGCGAAGGTCGCCGGTGAAAAGACCAGTACGAAGTTAATGCCGAAATTCTGCCAGTTCACTTTTCGCAGATTGGCGATTTTCGCCTCGATTTCGCGTCCAAGGACATTGACCGTGAGCCTGTCGCCGAGGCTCAGACCGAGCCCTTGCGCGATCTCCGCCTCCATGGAAACGAGCGGCGGTCCCTGATAATCATGCGGCCACCATGCGCCCGCGACGAGCGAGGATCCCGGTGGTGTTGCATCCGCGAAAGTGATGCCACGATCGCCTTGCAGCGCCCAGGCCGTTTCCGGCGTCGGTGTGACGCTCTCGGCCGGCCGGCCGTTGAGGCTGACGATCCGTCCACGCAACATGGGGACGAGTTCGACCTTGCCGTTCGGCGCTTCCTTGTGGAGAAACTGTTCGAAGGCCGCTGCCTCATTATGCTGGATGCCAATGAAGAACAGGCTCGGAGCCTGTCGCGGCACCCCATGTTCGAGGGCGTCATGGAGATTGCCATCGATCAGGGTCAAGGCGACCAGCAAAGTCAGGCCGAGCCCCAGGGACAGGACAATGGACGGTGTCGGCGCGCCTGGCCTGCCGATATTGGCGAGCGCCAGACGTCCAGTGAGGCGGCGGGAATGGGGGAGGCGCCGCGTCGCGATCATGATGAGAAGAGCGACGCCGCGCAACAGGAGAAAGGACCCAAGCATCGCCGTTAGGAATAGCAAGGTCACCCGCCGGTCGGGCGAAAAGAGGAAGAGCAGACTGATCAGGATAGCGGCGGCGACGCTGGTGAAGAGGAGATAACGCGGACGCGGCCAGGAGGGCCGGGTGTCGATGGTGTCCCGAAAAAGGGCTGCTACGGGCACATCATGAGCGCGCCCGAGCGGCCCGAGCGAAAAGATGAGGGCTGTCAAAAGGCCATAGACCATCCCACCACCCAAAGCGGCGGGGTAAAAGCCGGGCTCGATGGGGAAGGGCAGCAGCGTGGCGACGGCGGGGGCTGCGAAAGGCAGGGCCGATCCTGCCAAACCACCGATCATAGTGCCCAAGAGCGTGATCAACATCACTTCGATCAACATGAGCGTGAACACAGCGGAGCCTGGCGCGCCCAAGGCTTTCAAGGTGGCGATGACCGGCTTTTTGCGGGCGACGAAACCATGAATCGCATTGGCGACGCCAACGCCGCCGATGAGCAGCGATGTGAGGCCGACAAGGGTCAGGAATTGCGTGAAACGTTCGAGGTTGCGGCTGAACTGCGGGGAAATATTGTCCCGTGTCCGAATTTCCCAGCCGGCTTGCGGAAAGGCCGCGCGGGTTTCCGCGACAAATTGGTCGAGGTCCCGGCTATCGACGACGGATGTGTTCGGGCCAGAACCGCTGGGTGAAAGCGCGAGCCGATATAGCCAATGAACGAGTGCGCCCGGCGCGAGGAGGGATGTTGAACGCAAGGCCGCCTCGCTCATCAGCACGCGCGGACCGAAGCCAAGGCCGCCAGCGAGGTGGTCGGGTTCATGCGAGAGCGTTCCGCGCAAGATGAAGAGCTTGTCGCCGATCCGCACGGGATCGCCGATCGCGAGTCCAAGCCGGGTCAAAAGTTCGGTATCGGCAACGATTCCTGCAAAGCCATCGCGCTCGGAGAAAGCCTCCGACAAGGGTTGCTCCGGCGCAATGGTAACATCGCCCACCAAGGGATAGGCCCCATCGACAGCCTTGATCTCGATGAGCGTGGCCTCGCCACCATTCCCTTTCTTGCCATCGGCAACGCGGGCCATGGCCCGCAGGGTTGCCGCCTTGGATAGCTGGCCATGCGCGCGCAGAAATTTTTCCTCGGGCGCGGTCCATTCGCTCTGGACCGTTTCGAAGGCCACATCGCCTCCCAGAATGACGCGGCCTTGTGCGGCAAGGCCGGCCTCGAGCGAGCGGGACAGCGAAGCAACGCCGGTGATGGCGGCGACGCCAAGCGCGATACAGGCGAGGAAAATGCCGAAACCATGCAGTCCGCCGCGCAGATCGCGCAAAGCGAGGCGCAGGAGAAGCAGTGGCGAGAGCGGACGTGCGGTGGCGCGGTTTTGGGCTGTCGTTTTCATGCGCGTAATCGCATGGCATCGGTTTCGATTTCGCCGGAGCGCAGCCTGATCATCCGGTCGCAACGCTCCGCCAGAGCGAGATCATGGGTGACGAGAACCAGCGTCGTGCCGCGATCACGCCGCAGGGCGAACATGAGATCGATGATGTCCTGGCCGGTCGCTCCATCGAGATTGCCGGTTGGTTCATCGGCGATGAGGATCGAGGGCGCGGGGGCAAGGGCCCGGGCGAGGGCCACACGCTGCTGCTCGCCGCCCGACAATTGCGCGGGATAATGATTATGGCGATGCGAGAGGCCGACACTGGCGAGTTCGGTTGCGGCACGCTCGAAGGCATCGGGCTGGCCGGCCAGTTCAAGCGGGATGGCGACATTTTCGAGCGCGGTCATGGTCGGAATGAGATGAAAGCTCTGGAAGACGATGCCGATCCGCGCGCCGCGAAATCGAGCGAGCGCGTCTTCGTCCAATCCATCGAGTCTTTGTCCATCAATCAGCAGCCGACCGCTATCCGGCCGCTCCAAGCCTGCCATGGCCATGAGCAGTGTGGATTTGCCGGAGCCCGAGGGACCGACGAGGCCGATGGTTTCGCCCCGCGAGATCGTCAGGCTGATCCCCTTGAGAATATGGACACGAGCGGCCCCCTGACCGAGGCTCAGATGAATGTCATCGAGTTCGATTACGGGGAAGGTTATGCCTGCTTGCTGCTTTGTCATCGCCCGGTCCCCAAAAGCCCAAACCTCCTTGTTTCCGTGACCTTGCTTTCTAGATTGGAAGCAAGGTCTCGATCTTTGCGCGAGGGGTGGATGGTTTTCCCTGGTTCAGTCTGCCGGGCTTTTCGGTCCACGGCGCGACACTTTCGTGTGAAGATCAATGGACATCCTGTAATCGGAGCAAGCCGATGAAACGAACCAACGAGATTGCGACCGATGCGGTGAGGACGGTAGTCCATGAGGCGACAAACAAGGCGGCTGATGCCGACGCCACCTTTGCCGCATATAAGCAGCGACGGCATTTTCTCCAATCCACGGCGGGCCTTTTCGCAGCCATCGCCCTTGGCATGAGCGGAAAAGGCTGGGCCGCGACAAACCCGCTCAAAATCGTCGCCCTGGGTGATAGTCTGACCGCCGGCTATCTCTTGCCAGCCCAGGCGGCGTTTCCGGTGGTGCTTGAAAAAGCCTTGCGGAACCAAGGGTATGACGTGCGGCTGATCAATGCCGGTGTCTCCGGCGATACGGCGGCGGGCGGGCTTGCCCGCCTCGATTGGAGCCTTGGCGAGGGCGTCGATGGCGTGATTGTCGAGCTGGGCGCCAATGATATGTTGCGGGGGATCGATCCAGCGTCGACACGCGCGACCTTGGCCGAGATCCTGACCAGGCTGCGGCAGCGTCGAATCAAGGCCCTGCTCGCAGGCATGCGGGCGGCACCCAATCTCGATGCCCTTTATCGGGAACAATTCGAGGCGATTTATCCTGCTCTCGCACAGCAGTTCGATGTACCATTCTATCCGTTTTTCCTGGACGGCGTGGCGGGTAATCCAGCGCTGGAACTGCCCGATCGCGTGCATCCCAATCAAGAGGGCGTGGAACGGATCGTCGAGAAATTTTTGCCCCTGGCTGAGCGTTTCGTGCAAAGCTTGGGAAGTTGACCGCCGGAAACCGATCCTGGCGCTCTCGATCGGCTCGATTCGGCTTTGGCTTGGTTTG contains:
- a CDS encoding DUF2794 domain-containing protein encodes the protein MDEITEGEDFKALGFNRRKLEPSSHVPAPGGNPLQGEVVSFDRMELREILNLYGRKVAEGEWRDYALDLMPQKAVFSIFRRTSEMPLYRIEKNPKLARKQGAFSVITQTGLILKRGHELKRVIEVLDRKLKLVSG
- a CDS encoding Bax inhibitor-1/YccA family protein; this translates as MSDFDRNVSARWGQGLAGAGRTTIDQGLRAYMLGVYNHMVIGLAITGLVALGTNMLAVVHDANGHIAGLTAFGQALYLSPLKWVAMLAPLGFVLFISLRIEQMAASTARTLFFAFAATMGLSLSTLLLVYTGTSVARAFFITAAAFAGLSLYGYTTKRDLSPIGSFLVMGLIGLVIASLVNLFVQSTAFQFGLSILSVLIFSGLTAWDTQAIKAMYYESDGYEVATKKSVNGALMLYLDFINIFQSLLMLTGSRND
- a CDS encoding ABC transporter permease; the encoded protein is MKTTAQNRATARPLSPLLLLRLALRDLRGGLHGFGIFLACIALGVAAITGVASLSRSLEAGLAAQGRVILGGDVAFETVQSEWTAPEEKFLRAHGQLSKAATLRAMARVADGKKGNGGEATLIEIKAVDGAYPLVGDVTIAPEQPLSEAFSERDGFAGIVADTELLTRLGLAIGDPVRIGDKLFILRGTLSHEPDHLAGGLGFGPRVLMSEAALRSTSLLAPGALVHWLYRLALSPSGSGPNTSVVDSRDLDQFVAETRAAFPQAGWEIRTRDNISPQFSRNLERFTQFLTLVGLTSLLIGGVGVANAIHGFVARKKPVIATLKALGAPGSAVFTLMLIEVMLITLLGTMIGGLAGSALPFAAPAVATLLPFPIEPGFYPAALGGGMVYGLLTALIFSLGPLGRAHDVPVAALFRDTIDTRPSWPRPRYLLFTSVAAAILISLLFLFSPDRRVTLLFLTAMLGSFLLLRGVALLIMIATRRLPHSRRLTGRLALANIGRPGAPTPSIVLSLGLGLTLLVALTLIDGNLHDALEHGVPRQAPSLFFIGIQHNEAAAFEQFLHKEAPNGKVELVPMLRGRIVSLNGRPAESVTPTPETAWALQGDRGITFADATPPGSSLVAGAWWPHDYQGPPLVSMEAEIAQGLGLSLGDRLTVNVLGREIEAKIANLRKVNWQNFGINFVLVFSPATFAGAPATDLATLTLPGGVADPQSPLLTRELARQFPGVTSLRVKDALDAINNAVSQLAIAIRGMSAIALLAAILVLSGALAAGQQARLRHAVILKVLGATRSRLLVILLLEYGFLGLATALFGILAGSLAASLIVTKLMHLSFVWIWQRALAAAGVALALTLILGLLGTWRILGQKPAPFLRDL
- a CDS encoding ABC transporter ATP-binding protein — translated: MTKQQAGITFPVIELDDIHLSLGQGAARVHILKGISLTISRGETIGLVGPSGSGKSTLLMAMAGLERPDSGRLLIDGQRLDGLDEDALARFRGARIGIVFQSFHLIPTMTALENVAIPLELAGQPDAFERAATELASVGLSHRHNHYPAQLSGGEQQRVALARALAPAPSILIADEPTGNLDGATGQDIIDLMFALRRDRGTTLVLVTHDLALAERCDRMIRLRSGEIETDAMRLRA
- a CDS encoding arylesterase, with the protein product MKRTNEIATDAVRTVVHEATNKAADADATFAAYKQRRHFLQSTAGLFAAIALGMSGKGWAATNPLKIVALGDSLTAGYLLPAQAAFPVVLEKALRNQGYDVRLINAGVSGDTAAGGLARLDWSLGEGVDGVIVELGANDMLRGIDPASTRATLAEILTRLRQRRIKALLAGMRAAPNLDALYREQFEAIYPALAQQFDVPFYPFFLDGVAGNPALELPDRVHPNQEGVERIVEKFLPLAERFVQSLGS